One genomic window of Pseudoxanthomonas sp. includes the following:
- the aac(6') gene encoding aminoglycoside 6'-N-acetyltransferase, which yields MNDTFSVRGATAGDLRAWARLRTALWPDETDAFGNVAEALQRSDAGNFIAFAADGTAVGFAEATLRQDHVNGTNSSPVGFLEGWYVAADWRGRGVGRALLSAVRDWARAQGCAELASDAALDNLDAQRIHAACGFEETERVVYFRMTLPD from the coding sequence TTGAACGACACCTTCTCGGTCCGCGGCGCCACCGCGGGCGATCTGCGTGCCTGGGCGCGCCTGCGCACGGCGCTGTGGCCGGACGAAACCGATGCCTTCGGCAACGTCGCCGAAGCGCTGCAGCGCTCGGACGCCGGCAACTTCATCGCCTTCGCCGCCGACGGCACCGCGGTGGGCTTCGCCGAAGCGACGTTGCGCCAGGACCATGTCAACGGAACCAATTCGTCGCCGGTGGGCTTCCTGGAGGGCTGGTATGTCGCCGCCGACTGGCGCGGGCGCGGCGTGGGCCGCGCGCTGCTGTCCGCGGTGCGCGACTGGGCGCGTGCGCAGGGCTGCGCCGAGCTGGCCTCCGATGCGGCGCTGGACAACCTCGATGCCCAGCGTATCCATGCCGCATGCGGTTTCGAGGAAACCGAGCGGGTGGTGTATTTCCGCATGACGCTGCCGGATTGA